In Geobacillus kaustophilus, a genomic segment contains:
- a CDS encoding UDP-N-acetylmuramoyl-L-alanyl-D-glutamate--2,6-diaminopimelate ligase — translation MKLLTLLSHLPGFWVHDGGNPDIAALEMDSRRVAPGSLFFCLKGLTVDGHDFAEEAVARGAAAVVAERPLSVDVPVVLVPDSRRAMAILADAFYGRPTHRLHLIGVTGTNGKTTTTSIMEQIARKAGKKTGLIGTVHIKVGDRSYPAANTTPESLILQRTFKQMVDEGVEFVAMEVSSHALHQGRVHGCDYDVAVFTNLTQDHLDYHGTMEEYRNAKGLLFAQLGNRYDERRPKFAVLNHDDPVSQYYKHMTAAPIVTYGMKEKSDVMAEQIRMTSGGMAFRLCTPHGSTAIETKLVGLFNVYNILAAAAACLASGFSLETIAAALADVEPVPGRFEMVDEGQNFTIIVDYAHTPDSLENALRTVRQFAKRNVYVVIGCGGDRDRSKRPIMAQVAVRYADVAIFTSDNPRSEDPKQILHDMEAGVSAGAGTYVTIPDREEAIRYAIGQAQEGDVVLIAGKGHETYQIIGDDAIDFDDRAVARRAVKERGCR, via the coding sequence ATGAAACTGTTGACGCTGCTGTCACACTTGCCCGGTTTTTGGGTGCACGATGGAGGCAATCCGGACATCGCGGCGCTCGAAATGGACTCGCGCCGCGTTGCCCCCGGTTCTCTCTTTTTTTGCCTTAAAGGGCTTACAGTAGACGGACACGACTTTGCCGAGGAAGCGGTGGCACGCGGGGCGGCGGCAGTCGTGGCCGAGCGTCCGCTTTCCGTCGATGTTCCGGTCGTTCTCGTGCCGGACAGCCGGCGGGCGATGGCGATTTTAGCGGACGCTTTTTACGGGCGGCCGACCCACCGCCTTCATTTAATCGGCGTGACAGGCACAAACGGCAAGACAACGACAACGTCGATCATGGAACAAATCGCGAGAAAAGCAGGCAAGAAAACAGGGCTCATTGGCACGGTTCACATCAAGGTCGGCGACCGCTCCTATCCGGCGGCCAATACGACGCCGGAGTCGCTCATTTTGCAGCGCACGTTTAAACAGATGGTCGATGAAGGAGTAGAGTTTGTCGCCATGGAAGTGTCGTCGCACGCACTGCACCAAGGTCGGGTGCATGGCTGCGATTACGATGTAGCCGTCTTTACGAACTTAACGCAAGACCATTTGGATTATCACGGAACAATGGAAGAATACCGGAACGCTAAAGGGCTTTTGTTTGCCCAGCTCGGCAACCGCTACGACGAACGGCGGCCGAAATTTGCTGTTCTCAATCATGACGATCCGGTTTCGCAATATTATAAACATATGACGGCCGCGCCGATTGTCACATACGGCATGAAGGAAAAAAGCGATGTGATGGCGGAACAGATCCGCATGACCTCAGGCGGCATGGCATTTCGGCTTTGCACTCCGCATGGGTCGACGGCGATCGAAACGAAACTTGTCGGCTTGTTTAACGTCTATAACATTCTCGCCGCTGCCGCGGCCTGCCTTGCCTCTGGCTTTTCGCTCGAAACGATCGCCGCAGCGCTTGCGGATGTCGAACCGGTGCCGGGGCGGTTTGAAATGGTCGATGAAGGGCAAAACTTTACCATCATCGTCGATTACGCCCACACGCCGGACAGCTTGGAAAATGCGCTGAGAACGGTGCGTCAGTTTGCCAAACGGAACGTCTATGTCGTCATCGGCTGCGGCGGCGACCGCGACCGGTCGAAACGACCGATCATGGCGCAGGTGGCGGTGCGGTATGCGGATGTCGCCATTTTTACTTCCGATAATCCGCGTTCGGAAGACCCGAAGCAAATTTTGCACGATATGGAAGCCGGTGTGAGCGCTGGGGCGGGAACGTATGTGACGATTCCCGACCGGGAAGAGGCGATCCGCTACGCCATCGGGCAGGCGCAGGAGGGCGATGTTGTGTTGATTGCCGGCAAAGGGCATGAAACGTATCAAATCATCGGCGATGACGCGATCGACTTTGACGATCGCGCCGTTGCCCGGAGAGCGGTGAAGGAGAGAGGATGTCGATGA